One window of Pyxicephalus adspersus chromosome 4, UCB_Pads_2.0, whole genome shotgun sequence genomic DNA carries:
- the LOC140329641 gene encoding epoxide hydrolase 1-like (The sequence of the model RefSeq protein was modified relative to this genomic sequence to represent the inferred CDS: added 29 bases not found in genome assembly), which yields MWRQWLDTGREALGTHWPHNVLVPSVALGVGGALLCWKLHSRKVKSIELGEGWWGPGEKPHLLSEDTSIRPFIIEASDQDIEDLHERLDRTRFFSPLEDSRFHYGFNSNQLKKVVTYWRNGFDWKKQVKILNRYPHYKTTIEGLEVHFIHVKPPQLSSKQKILPLLMVHGWPGSIYEFYQIIPLLTNPGKHGLDPNIVFEVICPSIPGYGFSEASHKKGFTAFAAARIFYKLMLRLGFKEFYLQGGDWGSRICTLLSQMKPESVKGLHLNFMVLPTGGLKRLKSLIIGRYLPWLVGLTQEDSRRIYPYMEKNVFSILRETGYLHIQATKPDTVGSSLNDSPAGLAAYILEKFSTWTDSVFRDLEDGGLDRKFSLDDLLTNVMIYWVTGSIASSMRFYKENFPRNYNSTPDTKIGVYVPTGIAAFPCELVHAPRVWAKEKFSNIVTYTYMPRGGHFAAFEEPELLAADIQNFVLKVEKL from the exons GGAGGCCCTTGGGACTCATTGGCCCCACAATGTTCTGGTCCCCAGTGTGGCCCTCGGTGTGGGGGGTGCATTACTTTGCTGGAAGCTGCACAGCAGGAAGGTGAAGAGCATTGAGCTGGGAGAAGGATGGTGGGGCCCTGGAGAAAAGCCCCACTTATTGAGTGAGGACACCAGCATCAGACCATTCATCATCGAGGCCTCTGATCAGGATATTGAG GACCTCCATGAACGTCTCGATCGCACGCGGTTCTTTTCACCTTTGGAAGACTCCAGATTTCACTATGGCTTCAACTCCAACCAGCTGAAGAAAGTTGTTACTTACTGGAGAAATGGGTTTGACTGGAAGAAGCAAGTGAAGATCCTAAACAGATACCCCCATTACAAGACCACCATAGAAG GTCTGGAGGTGCACTTCATCCATGTGAAGCCCCCACAACTGTCCTCCAAGCAGAAGATTCTTCCTTTGTTGATGGTCCATGGCTGGCCAGGATCCATTTATGAGTTTTATCAGATAATTCCGCTGCTGACCAACCCAGGGAAGCACGGCCTGGACCCTAACATTGTCTTTGAGGTGATCTGTCCGTCTATCCCAGGGTACGGCTTCTCGGAGGCATCACACAAGAAAG GATTCACGGCCTTCGCTGCGGCCCGGATATTCTACAAGCTGATGCTCCGACTGGGATTCAAGGAGTTTTACCTGCAGGGTGGGGACTGGGGCAGCAGAATCTGCACACTTCTGTCTCAGATGAAGCCGGA GTCAGTGAAAGGACTTCACCTCAACTTCATGGTTCTCCCAACTGGGGGACTGAAGAGACTGAAATccctgataattggccgatatCTTCCCTGGTTGGTTGGTCTGACACAAGAAGATTCCAGGCGTATATATCCCTACATGGAGAAGAATGTGTTCAGCATTCTCCGGGAGACCGGATACCTCCATATTCAGGCCACCAAACCCGACACCGTCG GTTCTTCTTTGAACGACTCTCCAGCTGGACTGGCAGCCTACATTCTGGAGAAGTTTTCCACCTGGACAGACTCTGTGTTCCGTGATCTGGAAGATGGCGGCCTGGACAG GAAATTCTCCCTTGATGATCTCCTGACCAATGTGATGATCTACTGGGTCACCGGATCCATCGCATCTTCCATGAGGTTCTACAAGGAGAATTTCCCAAGGAATTATAACAGCACCCCAGACACAAA GATCGGTGTGTATGTACCAACTGGAATTGCTGCATTCCCCTGTGAGCTGGTACACGCCCCTCGAGTATGGGCAAAGGAGAAGTTTAGTAACATCGTCACCTACACTTACATGCCCCGCGGAGGGCACTTTGCTGCCTTTGAAGAGCCAGAACTGCTCGCCGCCGACATCCAGAACTTTGTGTTGAAAGTGGAGAAGCTGTGA